The following coding sequences are from one Achromobacter sp. B7 window:
- a CDS encoding metallophosphoesterase, whose product MEQRFLKVPRNEHGRDFAVGDVHGHFSRLQESLDRLGFDPARDRLFSVGDLVDRGPESEAALQWLAQPWFYAVQGNHEDYAIRHVRTGKVDVTNWRGYGGGWFLDLPVDQQQVFADAFAQLPIAIEVETREGAVGLLHADCPVLFWPRLEFALQDRYKRTSATCQWSRDRLRQMNRTGIQGVRAVVAGHTPVAAPLVLGNVYHIDTEGWRSGYFTFLDLESLTAWPREVVTELAVEE is encoded by the coding sequence ATGGAGCAGCGATTTTTAAAAGTCCCGCGTAACGAGCATGGCCGCGATTTCGCGGTTGGCGACGTGCACGGTCATTTTTCGCGTTTGCAGGAAAGCCTGGACCGGCTGGGTTTCGACCCGGCCCGCGACCGGCTCTTTTCCGTGGGCGATCTGGTTGATCGCGGACCTGAAAGCGAAGCCGCGCTGCAATGGCTGGCCCAGCCCTGGTTTTACGCGGTCCAGGGCAACCACGAAGACTATGCAATTCGTCATGTGCGCACCGGCAAGGTGGACGTGACCAATTGGCGCGGTTACGGCGGCGGTTGGTTCCTGGACCTGCCCGTCGACCAGCAGCAAGTGTTTGCCGATGCGTTTGCCCAGCTTCCCATCGCGATCGAAGTCGAAACCCGCGAGGGCGCGGTGGGCCTGCTGCATGCGGATTGCCCGGTGCTGTTCTGGCCGCGCCTGGAGTTCGCGCTGCAAGATCGCTACAAGCGCACCAGCGCGACGTGCCAGTGGTCGCGCGACCGCTTGCGGCAGATGAACCGCACCGGCATCCAGGGGGTTCGGGCGGTGGTGGCCGGGCACACGCCCGTGGCCGCGCCGCTGGTTCTGGGCAACGTTTATCACATTGATACCGAAGGCTGGCGATCCGGCTACTTCACGTTCCTGGACCTGGAATCGCTGACGGCCTGGCCGCGCGAGGTCGTGACCGAGCTGGCGGTAGAGGAATAG